In Corylus avellana chromosome ca2, CavTom2PMs-1.0, the following proteins share a genomic window:
- the LOC132168707 gene encoding beta-glucosidase 42, which translates to MVKKEDLLKEHEADDSNKEISRCDFPPNFLFGVATSAYQVEGACKEGGRGPSIWDSFSHTEGKIIDKSNADVAVDQYHRYKEDVELIAKLGFDAYRFSISWSRIFPDGLGTKVNEEGINYYNNVINALLEKGIQPCITLYHWDLPLHLHETMGGWLNKEIVNYFAVYAETCFASFGDRVKTWITINEPLQTSVNGYDSGIFAPGRHQHSSTEPYWATHHQILAHAAAVSIYRSKYKDKQGGQIGLVLDCEWAEANSDKIEDKAAAARRLDFQLGWFLHPIYNGDYPETMRERLGDRLPKFSEEEKELIRNSIDFLGLNHYTSRFIAHATDGLEEGDFYKAQEMERIVEWEGGEVIGEKAASEWLYVVPWGIRKVLNYIAQRYNNPPIYVTENGMDDEDSDTSPLDGMLDDKLRVVYFKGYLAAVAQAIKDGVDVRGYFAWSLLDNFEWAQGYTKRFGLVYVDYKNGLSRHPKSSAYWFLRFLKGSEGKKD; encoded by the exons ATGGTGAAGAAGGAGGACTTGTTGAAAGAACATGAAGCTGATGATTCCAACAAGGAAATCTCTCGCTGCGACTTCCCTCCAAACTTTCTCTTTGGAGTCGCCACTTCTGCCTATCAG gTGGAAGGAGCCTGCAAGGAGGGTGGTAGGGGTCCTAGTATTTGGGATTCTTTTTCACACACtgaag GCAAGATCATTGACAAAAGCAATGCTGATGTTGCAGTGGATCAATATCATAGATACAAG GAAGATGTTGAGCTTATAGCCAAATTGGGATTTGATGCTTATCGCTTTTCCATATCATGGTCGCGTATCTTCCCTG ATGGTTTGGGAACCAAAGTCAATGAAGAAGGGATTAATTACTATAACAATGTCATTAATGCTCTTCTTGAAAAGG GTATCCAGCCTTGCATAACTTTGTACCACTGGGATCTTCCTTTGCATCTTCATGAGACAATGGGCGGGTGGTTAAATAAAGAAATTGT AAATTACTTTGCAGTCTATGCAGAAACTTGCTTCGCCAGTTTTGGTGATAGAGTAAAGACCTGGATTACAATTAATGAGCCCCTTCAAACTTCTGTGAATGGATACGATAGTGGGATATTTGCTCCAGGAAGACATCAACATTCATCAACAGAACCATATTGGGCTACGCACCACCAGATATTGGCCCATGCGGCAGCTGTTTCAATATACCGAAGCAAATATAAG GACAAGCAAGGGGGACAAATAGGCTTGGTGCTAGATTGTGAATGGGCCGAGGCTAATTCGGATAAAATTGAAGATAAAGCTGCTGCAGCAAGACGTCTTGATTTTCAGCTTGGATG GTTCTTGCATCCAATATACAATGGAGACTATCCTGAGACTATGCGTGAAAGACTTGGAGATCGACTTCCTAAATTCTCAGAGGAAGAGAAGGAGTTAATTAGGAACTCGATAGACTTCCTTGGTCTAAATCACTATACATCGAGGTTTATTGCTCATGCAACAGATGGCCTTGAAGAAGGTGATTTCTATAAGGCACAAGAGATGGAAAGAATTG TTGAATGGGAAGGGGGAGAGGTAATTGGTGAGAAG GCAGCATCAGAATGGCTTTATGTGGTTCCTTGGGGCATTCGCAAGGTTCTCAATTACATAGCACAGAGATACAATAATCCACCAATATATGTTACTGAGAACG GAATGGATGACGAAGACAGTGACACTTCCCCACTTGATGGGATGCTAGATGACAAATTGAGAGTTGTTTACTTTAAGGGATACCTAGCTGCAGTAGCTCAGGCAATCAA GGATGGAGTTGATGTGAGGGGATATTTTGCATGGTCATTGCTGGACAACTTCGAGTGGGCTCAAGGTTATACCAAGCGTTTTGGCTTGGTTTACGTGGATTACAAGAATGGACTCTCTCGCCACCCAAAATCTTCTGCTTATTGGTTCCTACGGTTCCTGAAAGGCAGTGAAGGGAAAAAAGACTAA